One segment of Theobroma cacao cultivar B97-61/B2 chromosome 9, Criollo_cocoa_genome_V2, whole genome shotgun sequence DNA contains the following:
- the LOC18588553 gene encoding transmembrane protein 234 homolog codes for MIGGVEKMLAVGLIWGATNAAMRRGALLWDQSLKSTPPPRDPPHKLHQKLLDSLSNWLTLLFFWQYSLPFLINLSASATFFTILSQAPISLAVPVTNATTFAATAVFGILLGEETRVGHALLGTGFIVLGVWLCIT; via the coding sequence ATGATCGGAGGCGTGGAGAAAATGTTGGCGGTGGGCCTAATCTGGGGTGCAACCAACGCCGCAATGCGCCGCGGCGCACTCCTGTGGGATCAATCTCTCAAATCCACTCCACCCCCTCGGGATCCACCCCACAAACTCCACCAAAAGCTCCTCGATTCCTTATCCAATTGGCTGAccctccttttcttttggcaATACTCCCTCCCTTTCCTCATCAACCTCTCCGCTTCTGCCACCTTTTTCACTATCTTAAGCCAGGCCCCGATTTCGCTTGCCGTCCCCGTCACCAATGCGACGACGTTTGCTGCCACCGCCGTGTTTGGAATCCTGCTGGGTGAGGAGACCCGGGTCGGTCATGCACTATTGGGTACgggttttattgttttggGTGTTTGGCTTTGTATCACGTGA
- the LOC18588554 gene encoding probable xyloglucan endotransglucosylase/hydrolase protein 26, with translation MASLQASLLALFISALAFNQSFVEARFSNSMYINWGAYHSTFTSNGEDLQLVLDQTSGSAVKSKRAFLFGSIEMLIKLVPGNSAGTVTAYYLSSTRDKHDEIDFEFLGNVSGQPYIVHTNIYTQGNGSREQQFYLWFDPTADFHNYTIHWNPTEVVWYIDNLPIRVFRNYEKEGIAFPNKQGMRVYSSLWNADNWATRGGLVKIDWNNAPFIARFRRFRAKACKWDGPVSINQCASRSPANWWTSPTYSQLSSSKMGQMKWVRDNFMIYDYC, from the exons ATGGCTAGTTTGCAAGCTTCGTTGTTGGCTCTATTCATCTCTGCACTTGCATTTAACCAAAGTTTTGTTGAAGCAAGGTTTTCGAATAGCATGTACATAAATTGGGGCGCTTACCATTCAACTTTTACAAGCAATGGTGAAGACCTTCAACTTGTGTTGGATCAAACTTCAG GTTCTGCTGTTAAATCCAAGAGGGCATTCTTATTTGGAAGCATTGAGATGCTAATAAAGTTGGTACCAGGAAACTCAGCTGGAACAGTCACAGCCTACTAT CTGTCCTCTACCAGGGACAAGCATGATGAGATCGACTTCGAGTTCTTAGGTAATGTTTCCGGACAACCATATATTGTTCACACAAACATCTACACTCAAGGAAATGGAAGCAGAGAACAGCAATTTTACCTGTGGTTTGACCCAACTGCTGATTTCCACAACTACACCATACACTGGAATCCCACCGAAGTCGT GTGGTACATCGACAACCTGCCAATTCGTGTTTTCCGAAACTATGAGAAAGAGGGGATTGCTTTTCCAAACAAGCAAGGAATGAGGGTATACTCCAGTTTATGGAATGCGGACAACTGGGCAACTAGAGGTGGGCTTGTCAAGATTGACTGGAATAATGCACCTTTCATTGCCAGATTCCGTAGGTTTAGGGCAAAAGCTTGCAAGTGGGATGGGCCAGTGAGTATCAATCAATGTGCCTCCAGATCCCCAGCAAACTGGTGGACTTCCCCAACTTACAGCCAGTTGAGCAGTAGTAAGATGGGTCAGATGAAGTGGGTCAGAGATAATTTCATGATCTACGACTACTGCTAA
- the LOC18588555 gene encoding aldehyde oxidase GLOX1 has product MTMLWRGLCILPLLFVSGNCQFLFPFFHPFNNPGNGLNLGGVVPQNANGFFPFAGGSPSGGSLSAQNKDDGSLNSGSVNVAGGSADNKKWESNAKDKIKTGYKGKWELFVRNAGVSAMHLILLPKIDQALMFDATVWKQSKLKLPGPPCRDVEGTNEQDCFCHSILLDIDTAKIRPLRLKYDTWCSSGALDVNGRLVSTGGYNNGSDTVRILDLCPTCDWKEYPGTLGNGRWYATQVTLGDGRFMVFGGRNFPTYEFVPPEGQRNDKSKVIPFKFLAETHDKVENNLYPFVYLSTDGNLFVFANNRSILLNPNNQKILHEFPVLPGGARNYPASGSSCLLPITLQPDEKRKVIPAEVLICGGTSHDAFTLADLKRPKVFVQASKDCARIDITKRNGKWKIQSMPSPRLMGDAVVLPTGDVLLINGAKSGSAGWDDAREPNFTPVLYNFRVKEGGSKFTELAPSTIPRMYHSSFALLPDGKILIAGSNTNPGYQDNALFPTEVRVEKFSPHYLDPALAKFRPEIVPDQSANKIHYGKRFTVQIRGADRTLDDEDLQVNIYYPAFTTHGISMNQRLVRLGIVQVDKNVSSRTHSIKVQAPINGNIAPPGYYMLFVIQKGVPCRRAMWVQMLP; this is encoded by the exons ATGACGATGTTATGGAGAGGCCTGTGTATTCTACCTCTCCTTTTTGTCTCCGGGAACTGTCAATTTTTGTTCCCTTTTTTCCATCCGTTTAATAATCCAGGCAACGGCCTCAACCTAGGTGGCGTCGTTCCACAAAATGCTAATGGCTTCTTTCCATTTGCGGGTGGCTCCCCTTCTGGTGGAAGCTTATCTGCTCAAAACAAGGATGACGGAAGCTTAAATTCAGGCTCCGTCAACGTTGCTGGTGGCTCTGCTGACAATAAAAAATGGGAAAGCAATGCAAAGGACAAAATCAAGACTGGATACAAGGGCAAGTGGGAGCTGTTTGTTAGAAATGCCGGTGTCTCGGCCATGCACTTGATCTTGCTTCCCAAGATTGACCAGGCTTTGATGTTTGACGCCACTGTTTGGAAGCAGTCAAAATTAAAGTTGCCTGGCCCGCCTTGCCGTGACGTCGAGGGAACCAATGAGCAAGACTGCTTTTGCCATTCTATTCTCTTGGACATTGACACAGCAAAGATTAGGCCACTCAGG TTGAAATATGACACTTGGTGTTCATCTGGTGCCCTTGATGTAAACGGACGGCTAGTGAGCACTGGTGGATATAATAACGGATCAGACACTGTCAGAATTCTCGACCTTTGTCCTACCTGCGATTGGAAAGAATATCCTGGAACACTTGGAAATGGAAGATG GTATGCGACACAGGTAACCTTAGGAGATGGTAGGTTCATGGTTTTTGGTGGTCGTAACTTCCCAACTTACGAGTTCGTCCCACCAGAAGGGCAACGCAATGATAAAAGCAAAGTCATCCCTTTCAAATTCCTAGCAGAAACCCATGATAAAGTGGAGAACAATTTGTACCCTTTTGTCTATCTCTCAACCGACGGAAACCTCTTCGTCTTTGCCAACAACCGTTCCATTCTGCTCAATCCAAACAATCAGAAAATCCTCCACGAGTTCCCCGTTCTCCCAGGTGGTGCCCGGAACTATCCAGCATCGGGAAGTTCTTGTCTCCTCCCTATTACACTTCAACCAGATGAAAAGCGTAAAGTCATCCCTGCTGAGGTCTTGATATGCGGCGGTACATCACACGATGCCTTTACCCTGGCAGATTTAAAGCGCCCGAAAGTGTTTGTCCAAGCAAGCAAAGACTGTGCCCGCATCGATATCACCAAGAGGAATGGAAAATGGAAGATCCAAAGCATGCCATCGCCTCGTCTTATGGGAGACGCCGTGGTTCTTCCAACAGGAGATGTGCTGCTCATCAACGGTGCCAAGAGTGGTTCAGCCGGATGGGACGATGCCAGGGAACCAAATTTCACCCCCGTCTTGTATAATTTCCGAGTAAAAGAAGGTGGTTCCAAGTTCACAGAGCTTGCACCTTCGACTATTCCCCGTATGTACCACTCATCCTTCGCACTCCTTCCTGATGGAAAAATCCTCATAGCTGGTAGCAACACAAACCCTGGATACCAAGATAACGCCCTCTTCCCCACTGAGGTTCGTGTAGAAAAATTCTCGCCACATTACCTGGATCCAGCATTGGCCAAGTTTAGGCCTGAGATCGTACCTGACCAGTCCGCCAATAAGATTCATTACGGAAAGAGATTCACGGTGCAAATACGTGGTGCTGATCGGACCCTGGATGACGAGGATCTCCAAGTAAATATTTACTATCCGGCTTTCACAACACACGGGATCTCCATGAATCAGAGGCTGGTTCGATTAGGAATTGTTCAAGTGGATAAAAACGTTTCCTCTCGAACCCACAGCATCAAAGTTCAAGCACCCATAAACGGCAACATTGCTCCTCCTGGTTATTACATGCTCTTCGTGATTCAAAAAGGGGTGCCTTGCCGCCGTGCCATGTGGGTTCAGATGCTCCCCTAG